The nucleotide window GCCGCCAGGGTGACCACGGCAAAGGCCTCGTTGATCTCGAACAGGTCGACGTCGGCCAGGTTCCAGCCGGTGCGTTTCATCAGCTTGTCGATGGCGCCGATCGGCGCGGTCGGGAACAGCGCCGGGGTGTCGGCGAAGGCCGCGTGGCCATGGATGACTGCCAGTGCTTCAAGGCCGCGCTTTTCGGCTTCGGAGCGACGCATCAGTACCAGCGCCGCAGCGCCGTCGGAAATTGAGCTGGAGTTGGCTGCGGTCACCGTGCCACCTTCACGGAAGGCGGGCTTGAGCTGCGGGATCTTGTCCAGGCGCGCCTTGGGCGGCTGCTCGTCATCTTTGATGACGCGCTTTTCCTTGCCCTCGGTGACTTCCACCGGCACGATCTCGGCGGCAAAACGGCCGCTGCTGATCGCGTCCTGGGCACGGGTAAGCGAGGTGATAGCGAACTGGTCCTGGGCTTCGCGACTAAACGCATTGGCCTGGGCGCAGTCTTCGGCGAAGGTGCCCATCAGGCGGCCTTTGTCATAGGCGTCTTCCAGGCCGTCCATGAACATGTGGTCGATGATCTTGCCGTGGCCCATGCGATACCCGCCACGGGCCTTGTCCAGCAAGTACGGGGCGTTGGTCATGCTTTCCATGCCCCCCGCCACCACCACGTCTGCGGTGCCGGCCAGCAGCAGGTCATGGGCCATGATCGCGGCCTGCATGCCCGAGCCGCACATCTTGTTCAGGGTGGTGCAGGTGGTGTGCTTGTCCAGCCCAGCCCCCAGTGCGGCCTGGCGTGCTGGCGCCTGGCCCAGCCCGGCCGGCAGCACACAGCCGAACAGCACTTGCTCGACACTGGCAGCATCGATGCCGGCACGTTCCACGGCACCACGAATGGCCGCACTGCCCAGTTGTGGTGCGGTCAGGCTTTTCAGGTCGCCTTGCAGGCCGCCCATGGGCGTGCGCACGGCGCTGACGATAACAATCGGATCATTGGCGAGGGTCATGTTCGCTCTCCTTACTTGGCAGCCATGCGCAGTGCACCGTCGAGGCGGATCACCTCGCCGTTGAGCATGCTGTTCTCGATGATGTGACGGGCCAGCGCAGCGTATTCCTGCGGGCGCCCCAGGCGTGGCGGGAACGGCACGCCGGCAGCCAGCGAAGCACGCACTTCCTCGGTCATGCCAGCCATCATCGGCGTTTCGAAGATGCCCGGGGCGATGGTCATCACGCGGATGCCGAAGCGTGCCAGTTCGCGCGCGGCCGGCAAGGTAAGGCTGGCAATCGCGCCCTTGGAGGCAGCATAGGCGGCCTGGCCGATCTGGCCGTCATAGGCAGCGATGGAGGCGGTGTTGATGATCACGCCACGCTCGCCGGCCTCATCGGCAGCCCCTTCAGCCATGGCTGCAGCGGCCAGGCGCAGCAAATTGAAGCTGCCGACCAGGTTGACGTTGATAACCTTGGCGAAGCTGGCCAGGCCATGCGGACCTTGCTTGCCCAGCACTTTCTCGGCACCAACGATGCCGGCGCAATTGACCAGCCCTTGCAAGCTGCCAAAGGCGCTGACGGCTGCATCGACGGCCGCCTGGGCAGCCTGCTCGTCGCTGATGTCAGCCACGGCGAAGCGGGCGTTGTCACCCAGCTCACGGGCCTTGGCCTCGACGGCCTGGGCATTGAGGTCGACCAGCATGACCTTGGCGCCGGCCTCGACCAGCATCTGCGCAGTGGCAGCACCCAGCCCGGAGGCGGCGCCGCTGACGATGAAGTGTTTATTGGCTATGTGCATGATCGGTTTCCTTTCAGACGCTGGCAGGGGTGGCCTGTTGCGCTTGTTGTTTGGCGACTTCCTGATTGCGCAGGATGAAGCGTTGCAGCTTGCCGCTCGGGGTCTTGGGCAGCTCGCTGACGAATTCGATTTCCCTGGGGTAGGCATGCGCGTAGAGGCGCTGGCGCACGTGCTGGCGCAAGGTTTCTTCCAGCTCGACGCTGCCCACATGGCCGTTGGCCAAAACCACGAAGGCCTTGATCAGCTCAGTACGCTCGGGGTCCGGCTTGCCAATCACCGCTGCCTCGATCACCGCCGGGTGCTCGATCAATGCACTTTCCACATCGAACGGGCCGACTCGGTAACCGGAGGTAGTGATAACGTCGTCGCTGCGGCCAACGAAACTGATGCTGCCGTCCTGGTTCAGCTCCACCGTGTCGCCGCTGAGGTAGTACTTGCCGACGAAGGCCTTGGTTGCCTGGCCGTGGTAGCCGGCGAACCAGCACAATGGCGACTGCTCGCGGTCAACCGCGAGGATGCCCGGCTGGCCAGCTGGCAGTTCGTTACCTTGGGCATCCAGCACCACGATGCGATGCCCGGGGATGGCGAAGCCGGCCGAGCCCAGGTGCACCGGATGCAACAAACCATGATGATTGCACAGCACCATGCCCAACTCGGTCTGGCCGTAGTGGTCGTGAATGGTCACGTCCAGTTCCTCGGCGAACCAGCGGATCACCTCCGGGTTGAGGGGTTCTCCGGCGCTGCTGACCACACGCAGCCGGCCTTTGACCGGTGCCGAAAATGCCTTGCCCGCGGCAATCAACAAACGATACGCCGTGGGCGAGCCAGCCAGGTTTGTGATACCCAGCTTGTCGATTACCTGGGCACAGCTTTCAACGCTGAACGGGCCATCGTAGAAGGTGGTGGCATGGCCCAGCGACAATGGGCCGGTGACGGCGTAATACAGGCCGTAGGCCCAGCCCGGGTCGGCCAGGTTCCAAAAGTTGTCCTCGGGGCGCAGGTCGATGGCATCCCGCATGTAACCCTGGAACGCGACAATGGCACGCAATGGCACTTCCAGGGGTTTCGCCGGGCCGGTGGTGCCAGAGGTGAACATCAGCAGAAACGGGTCGTTGCCCGTGCGCATGACCGGTTCACATACCGGCGAGGCAGCATCCAGGCATTGCTGAAAATCCAGCTCGCCACTGCGGGCCCTGACCGTGATGATCGATGGGCAGGCCTGCACCTCGTCCAGCTTGGCACGGTTGTGGCTGTCGGTGACGATAGCGCGGGCGTGGGACTGTTCAAGGCGGTGTTCGATGGCCTTGGGGCCGAACGCGGTGAACAGCGGCTGGTACACCGCACCGAGACGCCAGGTGGCGAGAATGGTCACCAGCAACTCGGGAGTACGCGGCATCAGGCCCGCCACCCGGTCCCCTGCACCCACGCCCTGCGCTTTGAGCACATTGGCAAAGCGGGCCGCCTGTGCCTTGAGCTGATCAAAACTGTAGCGTGCGCTGGTGCCGTCGCGGTCTTCGTGGATCAGCGCCAGCTTGCCGTCACCGGCATGGCGGTCACAGCATTCGACACAGGCATTGAGGGCTTCGAGGTGGCCATGCAGCGCCGCGCTAGCGGCCTGGGCAGGGTCGAACGCTCGAGCGGCCTCGGCGTAATCACGCATCGTCGGACTCCTGGTTTATTGTTTTTGGAGTTGAACCATAAGTCCGATGATGTTCGCGCCGCTCAACCGCGGCGGCAATGGCCAAAGTTGTCAATCTGGATGACCGGTTTGGCCGCTGCCGACCTCAGGCCTGGCCGCGCTCCTTGCCATATAACAGTTGGTGAGTCAGTTGCACCAACAGGGCTCGCTCGTCCTGGTCGCGTTCGATGACCAGGTCGTCAAGGCGCTGGGTGACTTCAGCGGGGGCAAGTTCAGCACGTTGCTGCTCTATAAGCTGTACGCGGTCCCGATAGACACGCTCCAGGTTGGTGAAGTACTCGCTGCTCCGTTCGCACAGGTAACGCTGCCAGAACTCGCGCTGTGCAAGACTGCGCGAGAGGTTGAGCAATGTTTCAGCATCCTTGACTCGACGCAACGCCTGCGCAATCGCTGCATCGCTAACCCCCGCCGTTTCGCTGGCATCCATGGTCTGCGGCTGGAAGGGCAACTGCAGTACCTCGTGCAGCTTGACTCGGAAATACAGGTTGATCGTGTCGATGGTATCGTCGTCAACAAACTGCCCCTGGGCTGCGCGTCGGGCTGTTTCGGCAGTGGCACGTCGTTCGACTTGCTCCAGGCGGAACAACCCCCGCCCAAGATTGAGCAACTGATTACCGCGATCAGGTGAGGTGTTGTTTTCAGCCTGGGCAATCGCTGCCCGCTTTAGCAAATCGCTGAAGCGGCGAACGACGCGGTTGATCGAGCCGAACGGGGGGCGCAACTCGGCGAACACTTCCAAACGCAAAGCCGTATTGCTGCACAAGGCATCCAACAGCGTCCACAGGTTGCCCCGCAGGTACTCGCTGGCGTTGACATAGTCGGTAGTGCGTTCCAACTGCTCAACCAGCGCAAACAAACCGACGCTGTCAGGCATGCCTGCCAATTCATCCCACTGCCGCCCTCGCGCCTCCAAAGTGCTGGCCTCGCTACCCTCCACCCACAGCGAACGTGCCCGTTGCAGCCCTTTCAACGACGGCGCAGGCATCACACCCTCTTCCAGAATGACATCGAAGGCATACAGGCGCTGCACGTCATACGTGCTCAGGGGGTTGCGCACCACCACGAACATGTGCCGAAAGTACTGCGGCATCCTCAGGACAACTTCCGGTATTACCTTCAGGTGATTACCACTCAGGTTCACTTTTTCAAGCGAGCTGCAAAGTTCGAGGCCACTCGGCCAGACGCCCAGGCGGCAATGCTGCAAATCCAGCTCACGCAAATGAGACAGCTGGTTGTAGGGCACAGGATATTGCCCCAATGGGTTGTAACTCAGGTCTACCGCTTCCAGTCGTGGGAGGCGGTTGATTGCGCTGATGGAGCTGATGTTCAAGTGAATGTTGTTACGAGCCAGGCGTAAGGTGCGCAGTTCGATAAGGTAGGCGATACCGATCGGTACTGCAGATAGCTGGTTACCGACGAGGTTCAACTCGGTCAGGGCCGTAAGGCCGTGGAGGAAGTCCACCGGTACAACGGTGACCGCGGTGTCGTTGACCACTAATGAAACGAGGCGAGGGAAGTCCACCGACAACGGCAATGACGGGAGTGTCGTGATGCTTGGCCCCTCCAGCCTGAGGCGCTGGCCAATGGTGTTTCCTTCGCTGTCGTAAACTTGTTCGCCCTGGAAACGCCAAGCCCTGCGAATGCTGTCAGCGACAACCTTTCGGCACGTTTGGCGGGCCTCGTTCAATTCGCTGCCATACCATTGGTTGAGTGCCCGATCCAATCGGTTGTAGCTATCCTCCAGATCAAGCAGGTGCTGGAATGCCTGATCACCGAAACCTTGCAGCCGTATGGCCTCTTGCTCGAGTTCGACGTCACCGAGCCCTCGATACAGTACTCCCAGGCGGGCGCGCAACAGCTGCTGCAGGCCGGTACCGGCTTCGCCGCGGCCGCTCAGCAGATAGCCGACCCTGCCATTGGTCAAACGCTGGCCCGGGTTGAACCACGGGGCTTGCTCACGCCATCCGAGCAGGTGCAGGCGGGCGGTGCGCGTGTCGGGCACCAAGGCCTGGAGCTTGGCACGCAATAGCGCGGCAGGCTGCTCAGCGGGCAACCCCATTCGGCCAAGCTGTTCGGGCGTCAGCAAAGCGGCAAGGGCCTGAAAGATCGTGCCTGGTTCGGCGACTTCCGCGGAATGTTCATAGCCCTGCCCATCGAACAAGCGAAAACGTCCGTGGACATGGACCATTGACACGGTTTCACCCTCGGTCGACATGGCCGACAACCGGGTCAGCAAACGACCGTAGGGCGAGCCGTCGCGTAACTCCACCCCGAGCTGCGAAGGCCAGTTGGGCAGCCTCGACAGCAGGTTGATCACCAGTTCCCCGGCCTCGTCTGTGTAATCACTGCTTAGAAACACGCCCTGCACTGCCCGGTCCAGCCGCGCCACCTGCGACAAGAAGCGCGCCTTGGTCGCCATCTTCACAGACAGCCTGCCGAGCCTGGACAGCTTGGCCTGGGCGTTATCGGCTTCGGCCACGACCTCCGCGACATAGGCGTCAGGCAAGTGGGGGAAATCACGCTTTACCAACCTGGCTACGGGGTCATCCGGCAGCCTGACCCGGGTCAGATGCTGCAGCAGAGGCCCCTCCAGCTGGGGTTGCTGCTGCAGTAAAGCGGCTTTGAGGGCGGCCGGATCCAGGTCCGTCATTCCAGGCCGGGCCAGGCACCACGCCTGGATCTCGGCATCCCCCCCCACCACCGATGCATCGCCAAGCGATGTGAAAAACGCCTCGATACGGGTGTTGGCATCAAAACGCCGCAAGGTCTCGCGCAGGGTAACCGGCAGCGGGCGGTTCTCAATTATCAGGCCGCGGAGTATGTCCTTGTTCATGCCCGCCATGTGTACGATCTGCTGTGCATGTTCGGTGCTCAGCAGTGCCTGGAACGGCCACAACGTATCGAGCATGCGGGCGCTGTCATCCCAGGTCTGCGGGCGAGCCGACCGCACATGCCAACTGCGCTCGCCATTGAACTCCACGACCGGTCCAAAGGTTTCATCACCGCGTGGATGACGCAGCCGCCACGGCCCCTGCACCTGCGGGCGATGAACCTCATGGTAGCGATCACCACTGCGCATCCAGCGGCGTGTACCGCTGCCATACAAGCCATCATCAGCCAGGGTGCGTTCATCGGGCGTCGACTCGTAGACCGTGAGGTCGCTGGACCATAACCTTTGCTGACCATTGTCCAGCCTCACTGGCTCAAGGCCATCGACGAAGCGGCTGCGCACGAAGTGGCCGGTAGCGCCGATCACCGCACCCGTCACCGCAACCTGGGCCAGGGTCTCAGCCACACCAAGCAGGTGCTCCAGCGCTTCATGCTGGTGGCCGTACGCCCAGTCCGTCACACCCTCGTAGACCCCGGAAACGGTTTGTACCAGCATCCGCCCCAGCAACAACTCACCCACCACGGGGACAAACATGCCGGCCAGATTGGCCACGTCCCAGCCCAGCGACTTCCAGCTTGCCTGGCGCTGTTTGGCCGCCCGCGCATCAGCTTGTGCCAGCGGCACCAATAGCAGGCTGGCGTCGCTTTTTATCCGTTTTACTTGCTGCTCGACCAGCCGTACGGACACGTCCCCCTGGCCAGTCGTGCCATCCATCTGCAGGTCAGGCTCTGGGTCTTTGAGACGTGTCTGAAGCAGTTGCACGAAGTCCTGACGGTCCTCAAGCGCAATCAACTGGATAAAGTAATCCTGATATTCAGGTGCATTCAGCCGCTTGACCATGGCCTGATGCATCTGCCCCAGCGTGAGGAAGTGATGCAAGGCCTGCGACGGGTCGCTGGGAAGATAGAGGACCCAGCCACTTGCCTCGCCAGCTGCGTCACGCAACGCGATCACCAGGGCATCTGCCACAGGCTTGCCGAGCATGGTCAACAACCCTGGGTAACCTTGCAGGTGCAGGCCCTCACTGTGCTTGGCATCCGCCACCTCGGCCAGCGCCTCACACACCTGCTCGTTCAGTTCACCCTGGATCACTGCCAGCTCAGCAGCCAGCCGGAGCCCCGCACGCTTTTCCGCGACAAGCAGCTTGCACGTTTGAGCGTTGAAGGTTTGATCAATCAGGGTTTGATACAACCTGCCAGTGTCCAGATCCCTGCACGCTTTCACAAAGGCATCGTCGGCGCGATAGAGCACCTTGCGCCCGCCGTTGACGACAAACTCACCGCGTAGCGGCGTGGCGCCGCTGGGAAAGTTCTGCATGAGACGCAGCAGCGCGGATTGGCGCACCTCGATAGTCCCCAGGGAAAAACCGAGAAAGCCGTCGCTAACCACCCCGCCCTCGGGTTCAAGCCATTCAAGCTCGTTCAGTTTGCTGCCCGCGGGGAGCCGGCCCTCGAGCAACGTGCCAAGCTTGTCCAGGGCGAAGGTTTGCAGCGGGACAAGCCCCCGAGTGGCTGCGCGTACGCTGTCCTGCCCGGCCTTGTGGTCCTTGAACAGGTTGCGCAGGCGTTTGATTTGTTGCGGGGTCGCTGCACGTAACCATTCGGGCAGCAGCTTGCCGATGAAGGCATCGGTCGCGCTGGCGCGCGTTGGGGTCTGGGCAGTAGGGATTTCGGTGGGGTTGGCCATGATTGGGGGCGATCTTTGTTGACATGGGGAACACCCACTCTGTCAGCTGATACGCGCCGTCATCAGGGGGAACCTCAGCCACCGGCCCCAGGGTCTGCATGAAACGCCTCGAGAGGAAGGGCAGGCGAGGCGTGTTTCAGCTCAGCTTCATCCAGTATCAAGGCTTTTCCTGTGCGGGCGCTTGTCGCCCCAGTACCAGGCTTCGGTAATGCCCCGGATTGCAACCGAACCACTTGCGAAAAGCCTTGTAGAACGAACTGCTGTCGGCAAAGCCCAACCGCTCGGCGATCTCGCCAAGGCCCACCGCGGGGTCGGACAACCAGGCAATGGCCTGCTCGCGGCGTACGCTGTCCTTGAGCCCTTGGTAGGTTTGCCCCTCCTCCACCAGGCGCCGGCGCAAGGTTGAAAGAGAGATGCACAACCCGCCAGCCACGGCTTCGGCATCCGGCAAGCCGGCCGGGTCCATGCGCCGCAACTGATCACGGATGCGCCGCGCCAGGCTGGCGGGGTCACGGTATTTCACCAGGATATTATCCGGCGCACCGGCGAGAAACCGCTGCAACTCCTCTTCGCTGCGCTTTAGCGGCAGTTCCAGGCAATCAGACGCGATGATCATGCGCGTACGCGGGCGCTCAAAGCAGAGGTTTTCCGAAAACATCACCCGATAGTCGTCACAGAACGGCGGCTCGGCACAGCGCAGGTCAATGGCCAGGATAGGGATGCGCCGCCCGGCCAGCCAGCAGGCCACCCCATGCACGATCATCCAGAACGTGAAATAGGTGAATGCGCGGCGCGGTTCGTCACGCGGTTCGTTGATGACGATCTCCGCCAGGCCTGCCTGGCGCACCAGGCTGGGCTGCATGTCTTCGAGCATCAGCGACAGGAACGCCAGCGCGGTTTCCAGGCCGGCGCCCAAGGTCGGCTGACCCATGCTGGCACGGCACATGAACGCCAGGCTGCCGCTGCGCAGGCCGCGCGGATCCATCGCGAAAAACTCGTCGTTGCAGCGCCGTGCCAGCAAGCGCCACAGCCGAGCATAGGACTCGGCACTGACCCGCGCCTCTGGAAGGTGCAATTGTTCAACGGCAATGCCTGCCCGGGCCAGCAAGCCGCTATCAGGCTTACCGGCGGGGCAGGTCTGCAACAGCGCTTCGCGCACCAGTTGCATCGAAATCGTATCTTTGTCGCTCATCGACGGTCCTGTCGGCTGGTTGCCGGCCATCTTAGGCTGCCACGCTGAAAACAGCCATCACAGCCCCGCCGCCAGCCCCAGGAATGCCTGGATAAGGCGCAATTCTCGACGACGCTCCAGGCAACCAATCAAGTGTTGGTTGATCAGGCCCTCGCCAGATAAGGGTCGTGCGACCACCCGTGGGTCATTGGCCACTTCAGTTGATGAAACAACGCCAATACCCAACTCCGAGGCCACCGCCTCGGTCACCGCCTCACGGCTGTCCAGCTCCAGCAATACACGCGGTTGCACACCCGCCTTGGTGCAGGCCTTGTCGAAGGTACGCCGGGTGGTGGAGCTGGGTTCGCGCAGCACCATGATCTGCTGGTGCAGCTTGGCCAACGGCAAGTCTTCCTCATCGCTCGCCCAGGCATGCCCCGCCGGCAACAAGGCACACAGGCGAGACTCACAAAGACTTTGCAAATGCAGCCCCCTGCGCGGCTCGATCTCGGTCAGCACAGCCACGTCGGCATGCTCGCTGAGCAACGCAGCCAGGGTTTCCTGAGCATTGCCCAGGCGCAGGTTGACGGTGATGCCCGGGTAGCGCTCGCGCAACAGCGCCAGCATCGGCATCACCCGGTGCGGGCCATCGGCTGCCACCTCCAGGCGCCCGGTCAGCAACTGGCGATTGGCTTCGAGCATGGCCTGTGCTTCTTCGGCCAGGCCAAACATGGCGCGGGTGATGGCCGCCAGGCGGATGCCTTCTTCAGTCAACTCCACACGCCGTGCGGTGCGCCGCAGCAAGGTGATCTGGTAGTGCTCCTCCAGGGCCTTGACGTGCCCGGTCACCGCCGGCTGGCTGATGAACAGGCGCTCGGCAGCACGCGTAAAACTACCCTCTCGGGCCACCGCGTCGAAGGCACGTAGCTGGAACAGGTTCATATTTATCGGCCTGACTTATAGCTGGGATAACAACAAACAATTTGATTGATGACAGCCCGGATTGCAACCTAGGACCCGTAGTTTCACTCCACCGCTTGTGAGGAAAAACGGAATGAGCAACGCCCCTATCTTGCTGACCCCCGGTCCCCTGACCACATCAATCCGCACCCGCCAAGCCATGCTGGTGGACTGGGGCTCCTGGGACCGTGACTTCAACCAGCTGACTGCCAGCGTCTGCGAACAACTGCTGGCGATCATCGATGGCACCGCCAGCCACCACTGCGTGCCCCTGCAAGGCAGCGGCACCTTTGCCGTGGAAGCCGCCATCGGCACCCTGGTGCCACGCGACGGCAAGGTCCTGGTGCTGATCAATGGCGCTTATGGCCAGCGCCTGGCAAAGATCTGCAAAGTGCTGGACCGCACCTACAGCACCTTCGAAACCGCCGAAGACCAGCCCACCACTGCCGCTGATGTCGACAGGCTGCTGGCTGCCGACCCGGCCGTGACCCACGTGGCACTGATCCACTGCGAAACCAGCACCGGCATCCTCAACCCGCTGCCCGAAATCGCCCAGGTGATCAAACGCCACGGCAAGCGCCTGATCATCGATGCCATGAGCTCGTTCGGCGCGCTGCCGATCGATGCCCGCGAAATCCCCTTCGAAGCGCTGATCGCCGCCTCCGGCAAGTGCCTGGAAGGCGTGCCCGGCATGGGCTTCGTCTTCGCCGAAAAAACCGCCCTGGCCGCCGCCGAGGGCAATGCCCACTCGCTGGCCATGGACCTGTACGACCAGCACGCCTACATGGCCAAGACCGGCCAGTGGCGCTTCACCCCGCCCACCCATGTGGTCGCGGCCCTGCACGAAGCACTGCAGCAATACAACGAGGAAGGCGGGCTGCCTGCGCGCCACCAACGCTATGCCGACAACTGCAAGACCCTGCTCGACGGCATGGCCGCCATCGGGCTGCGCAGCTTCCTGCCAGCTGACATCCAGGCGCCGATCATCGTCACCTTCCACGCACCAAACGATCCCCGCTACCAGTTCAAGGACTTCTACGAGCGGGTCAAGGCCAAGGGCTTCATCCTCTACCCGGGCAAGCTGACCCAGGTCGAAACCTTCCGCGTCGGCTGCATTGGCGTGGTCGGTGCCGATGGCATGCAGGCCGCCGTGAATGCCGTGGCCGAAGTGCTGCGGGAAATGGAAGTGCTGGACATCTGACCCTTTGCCCACCCGAATTCAGGAATTAGCGCACATGAACTACAGCAACCCCACCCAGCTGCAAGCCGCCATCCTCGACTGGGCCGGCACCGTGGTCGACTTCGGCTCTTTCGCCCCCACCCAGATCTTTGTCGAGGCCTTTGCCGAGTTCGACGTGCAAGTGTCCATCGAGGAAGCCCGTGGCCCGATGGGCATGGGCAAATGGGACCACATCCGCACCCTGTGCAACGTGCCGGAAATTGCCGAACGCTACCGCAAGGTGTTCGGCCGCACGCCGACCGACGACGACGTCACCGCCATCTACAACCGCTTCATGCCGCTGCAGATAGAAAAGATCGCCGTGCACTCGGCGCTGATCCCCGGTGCGCTGGACACCCTTACCGGGCTTCGCCAGGATGGCCTGAAGATCGGCTCGTGCTCGGGCTATCCGAAGGTAGTGATGGACAAGGTGGTGGAACTGGCGGCGCAGAACGGCTACGTGGCCGACCACGTGGTGGCCACCGACGAAACCCCTAACGGCCGACCATGGCCAGCCCAGGCCCTGGCCAACGTGATTGCACTGGGTATTGACGATGTGGCGGCCTGCGTGAAGGTCGACGACACCGTGCCAGGCATTCTCGAAGGCCGCCGTGCCGGCATGTGGACCGTGGCACTGGTGTGCTCGGGCAACGCCCTGGGGCTGACCTGGGATGGCTTCCGGGCGCTGAGCGCCGAGAAGCTGGAAAGCGAGCGCACGCGCATCCACGCACTGTTTGCCAGCTCGCGTCCGCACTACCTGATCGACACCATCAACGAACTGCCTGAAGTGATCGCCGACATCAACCGGCGCCTGGCCAAAGGCGAGATGCCACAAGCCTTCTGAAGCCGTGCGCAAGGCCTGCAGGAGCGGCCTCGTGTCGTGATCGGGCTGCGCAGCAGCCCCAGCAATCCAGCCCTTTTTGCTGAATCCGAGGGGCCGCTCTGCGGCCCGATCGTGACACAAGGCCGCTCCTGCAAAGGACCGCGCCAGCCGGCCAAATCAAGCAGGCAATCTGGGTCGCTTTTCAGCCTGGATCTGTACATTGAGTTGCCGCTGCAAGTTCCCAAAAATGGGCCATCCCTGTCCT belongs to Pseudomonas putida NBRC 14164 and includes:
- a CDS encoding LysR substrate-binding domain-containing protein; its protein translation is MNLFQLRAFDAVAREGSFTRAAERLFISQPAVTGHVKALEEHYQITLLRRTARRVELTEEGIRLAAITRAMFGLAEEAQAMLEANRQLLTGRLEVAADGPHRVMPMLALLRERYPGITVNLRLGNAQETLAALLSEHADVAVLTEIEPRRGLHLQSLCESRLCALLPAGHAWASDEEDLPLAKLHQQIMVLREPSSTTRRTFDKACTKAGVQPRVLLELDSREAVTEAVASELGIGVVSSTEVANDPRVVARPLSGEGLINQHLIGCLERRRELRLIQAFLGLAAGL
- a CDS encoding 2-aminoethylphosphonate--pyruvate transaminase, which gives rise to MSNAPILLTPGPLTTSIRTRQAMLVDWGSWDRDFNQLTASVCEQLLAIIDGTASHHCVPLQGSGTFAVEAAIGTLVPRDGKVLVLINGAYGQRLAKICKVLDRTYSTFETAEDQPTTAADVDRLLAADPAVTHVALIHCETSTGILNPLPEIAQVIKRHGKRLIIDAMSSFGALPIDAREIPFEALIAASGKCLEGVPGMGFVFAEKTALAAAEGNAHSLAMDLYDQHAYMAKTGQWRFTPPTHVVAALHEALQQYNEEGGLPARHQRYADNCKTLLDGMAAIGLRSFLPADIQAPIIVTFHAPNDPRYQFKDFYERVKAKGFILYPGKLTQVETFRVGCIGVVGADGMQAAVNAVAEVLREMEVLDI
- the phnX gene encoding phosphonoacetaldehyde hydrolase gives rise to the protein MNYSNPTQLQAAILDWAGTVVDFGSFAPTQIFVEAFAEFDVQVSIEEARGPMGMGKWDHIRTLCNVPEIAERYRKVFGRTPTDDDVTAIYNRFMPLQIEKIAVHSALIPGALDTLTGLRQDGLKIGSCSGYPKVVMDKVVELAAQNGYVADHVVATDETPNGRPWPAQALANVIALGIDDVAACVKVDDTVPGILEGRRAGMWTVALVCSGNALGLTWDGFRALSAEKLESERTRIHALFASSRPHYLIDTINELPEVIADINRRLAKGEMPQAF